A section of the Cuniculiplasma divulgatum genome encodes:
- a CDS encoding nuclease domain-containing protein has protein sequence MTGPKYTKLVAEYGRITDGQLLRELTSLYMKDEKMSKFLKVQNSAAYFKHYVGTVQTEHFTVSIFPKVWAKSDLIQNDTIKNLLRILLYTYLTSSLFKPETMISPQYEKNDLFELLILFYSKTLEKELNQGMFRRYVRRDEESRYLRGKLILEKQLNRPDKSVFDITDFRFSADNEMNRYFAYATNLFSTFTQDLRNLDLLTSIELLFQSELIANHTLPMNVSFNRLNDRFQIPYNYADLIIKHLRPEPGNGKRAMMMLFDMNTVFQEFFIKFIKKNKSVIFQDWEVMICSQYKHRNFIFNQSRALRYTIPDLWIEVKKENVIKRFILDMKYKIMRDIEIEETSEDSDDDIFRITQSDLYQMFTYSNLYEADGTILVFPGNKNQIGGPYNFKKDGAMLWVCMLRLDFSKDTWEKDLAEEFREKVFNEIARTIF, from the coding sequence TTGACCGGTCCTAAGTATACTAAACTGGTTGCCGAATATGGCCGTATCACAGACGGGCAACTGTTAAGGGAGCTAACCAGTTTGTACATGAAGGATGAGAAAATGTCCAAATTCCTCAAAGTGCAAAATTCGGCTGCCTATTTCAAGCATTATGTTGGTACGGTTCAAACGGAACACTTTACCGTTTCCATTTTCCCGAAAGTATGGGCAAAGTCCGATTTGATTCAAAACGATACTATAAAAAATCTTCTGAGGATACTTCTTTACACATACCTTACTTCATCTCTTTTTAAGCCGGAAACTATGATTTCTCCCCAGTATGAGAAGAACGATTTGTTTGAGTTGCTCATATTGTTCTATTCTAAAACGTTGGAAAAGGAACTGAACCAGGGGATGTTTCGGCGATACGTACGAAGAGATGAGGAGAGTAGGTATCTCAGAGGAAAACTGATTTTGGAGAAACAGTTAAACCGCCCGGATAAATCCGTCTTTGATATTACCGACTTCAGATTTTCAGCCGATAACGAGATGAACAGATACTTTGCCTATGCTACCAACCTGTTTTCAACCTTTACGCAGGACTTGAGGAATCTTGATTTGCTTACATCCATCGAACTGTTGTTTCAATCTGAGCTTATTGCGAATCACACTTTGCCAATGAATGTCAGCTTCAATCGTCTTAACGACAGATTCCAGATACCGTATAATTACGCAGACCTGATAATAAAACATTTGAGACCAGAGCCTGGCAATGGTAAACGGGCAATGATGATGCTATTCGATATGAACACGGTATTTCAGGAATTCTTTATTAAATTCATTAAGAAAAACAAGTCCGTTATTTTTCAAGATTGGGAAGTAATGATATGCTCTCAGTACAAGCATAGGAATTTTATTTTCAACCAGTCAAGGGCCTTAAGGTATACAATACCTGATTTGTGGATAGAAGTGAAGAAAGAAAATGTCATCAAAAGATTCATACTTGACATGAAGTATAAGATAATGCGTGATATAGAAATTGAAGAGACGTCTGAAGACTCTGATGACGATATCTTCAGGATAACTCAATCAGACCTGTATCAGATGTTCACCTACTCCAACCTTTATGAAGCGGACGGAACTATCCTGGTATTCCCCGGCAATAAAAACCAAATTGGAGGGCCTTACAATTTCAAAAAAGATGGAGCTATGCTTTGGGTCTGCATGCTGCGCTTAGATTTCAGCAAAGACACCTGGGAGAAGGATCTTGCAGAAGAATTCAGAGAAAAAGTATTCAACGAGATCGCCAGAACTATATTTTAA
- a CDS encoding transposase, whose product MSMIHSAPDAVKDTYLKMKSEQGKKLELKVIGGNYYLYVAKGIWDKKKKKPVKKTILLGSIDENGTYREKRPKRIFSSSMVYEYGNSQLVWNLAQDMYTIMEKHPYRDQIIAMAMIKAIDPMPLRLVASRFQKLYISRSLKPNLDPDELSRILGYVGNHFPDLYEMFRKLMEPGGLLFYDMTSIISYSKNLKLAEKGYNPGHEYENQVTVIMAFSVKSWIPVAVDVFYGSVKDVKSLGYFIDRFHDHEIGFIMDRGLFSESMVKDLRRMKMHYIVPLRRNSTLVPDKVKFDSAFIYNGRPIQSSRRSSRLGYVYMFQDPMMRAEEESSILKDVASSRKDMEYFEDKKNRLGVFAIISDLDRNPSEIYEQYKSREEVEQVFDTMKGDLESDKTYLGDNEKVKGFFFIVFLALRIRFKILKVLKDHNLLGKMSVNEIIFELSKMERIVEKSGAEYFAAVPKKVEKIVDLFKDMIPMG is encoded by the coding sequence ATGTCCATGATCCATAGTGCCCCGGATGCAGTTAAGGATACATACCTTAAGATGAAAAGCGAACAGGGAAAGAAACTTGAACTTAAGGTAATAGGAGGAAACTATTACCTGTATGTTGCAAAGGGCATATGGGACAAAAAGAAAAAGAAGCCTGTGAAGAAGACCATACTCCTCGGTTCCATTGATGAGAATGGAACTTACAGGGAGAAGAGGCCAAAGAGGATATTCTCATCCTCCATGGTGTATGAATACGGAAACTCACAGCTTGTGTGGAATCTTGCACAGGACATGTATACGATCATGGAGAAGCATCCTTACCGGGATCAGATCATTGCAATGGCAATGATCAAGGCCATTGATCCCATGCCCCTGAGGCTTGTTGCATCAAGATTCCAGAAGCTGTATATATCCAGATCGCTGAAGCCCAATCTGGATCCTGACGAACTGTCAAGAATTCTTGGATATGTTGGGAATCATTTCCCGGATCTGTACGAAATGTTCAGGAAACTCATGGAACCCGGCGGTTTGCTTTTTTATGATATGACATCCATCATATCATACTCAAAGAACCTCAAGCTTGCGGAGAAGGGATACAATCCTGGTCATGAATATGAGAATCAGGTCACAGTAATAATGGCATTCTCCGTGAAGTCTTGGATACCGGTGGCAGTGGATGTGTTCTACGGTTCAGTAAAGGATGTCAAGTCGCTTGGATATTTCATCGACCGTTTTCATGACCATGAAATAGGGTTCATCATGGATCGGGGCTTATTCTCAGAATCCATGGTTAAGGATCTGAGAAGGATGAAGATGCACTACATTGTCCCATTGAGAAGGAATTCCACCCTCGTTCCCGATAAGGTGAAATTTGATTCAGCGTTCATATACAACGGAAGGCCAATACAATCCTCAAGAAGATCCTCAAGACTGGGATATGTGTACATGTTCCAGGATCCAATGATGAGGGCGGAGGAGGAATCATCAATACTGAAGGATGTTGCATCCTCCAGGAAAGACATGGAATACTTTGAGGATAAGAAGAACCGTCTGGGTGTTTTTGCAATAATATCCGATCTTGATCGAAATCCATCAGAAATATATGAACAGTACAAGTCAAGGGAGGAGGTGGAACAGGTCTTCGACACAATGAAAGGTGATCTTGAATCGGACAAGACATACCTCGGGGATAATGAGAAAGTGAAAGGATTCTTCTTCATTGTCTTTCTTGCACTGAGAATAAGATTCAAAATACTGAAGGTGCTGAAGGATCACAACTTACTGGGAAAGATGTCTGTAAACGAGATAATCTTTGAACTGTCAAAGATGGAGAGGATTGTTGAAAAGAGCGGTGCAGAATACTTTGCAGCGGTTCCAAAAAAGGTTGAGAAGATTGTTGATCTGTTCAAGGACATGATACCTATGGGTTAA
- a CDS encoding respiratory chain complex I subunit 1 family protein, with protein sequence MDMITLAETLTQYFFVVLSAPLYAGILAKLKGMVESRRGSSIFQPYYDLWKLFRKVTIIPVGSGVFFRYIPYVLFGIYSLIALIIPVLIPVPIYFTASGDFLSGAILFSLAAFLKTAAAMNSGSNYVALGVSRSMSFNFLSEGTLITVFIAVSLLTATNNPYTTNAFLVSHSLENLSLAHIFSTLAFFMLFFYETGKIPLESSGVQELGMIDEGLNYEYSGKLLAINRWSSYIKQYLLGSVLLNVFLVPWGLFSSSPYFLLDIPVMIAKWMLLILIVLVVETTLAKLRLFRVMDYLATAFTFSILFLIFAEVIP encoded by the coding sequence ATGGACATGATCACACTGGCAGAGACCTTAACTCAGTACTTCTTTGTTGTTCTCAGTGCCCCATTATACGCAGGAATACTTGCCAAGCTCAAGGGCATGGTTGAATCAAGAAGAGGTTCCAGTATATTCCAGCCTTACTATGATCTCTGGAAACTTTTCCGGAAAGTTACCATAATTCCTGTGGGTTCAGGTGTATTCTTCAGATATATTCCCTATGTCCTCTTCGGCATTTATTCTCTCATTGCGCTCATAATACCCGTACTTATTCCCGTACCCATATATTTCACTGCCTCCGGTGATTTTCTCAGCGGTGCCATACTTTTCTCGCTTGCAGCTTTCCTCAAGACTGCGGCGGCCATGAACTCCGGGAGCAATTATGTGGCCCTTGGCGTCTCCAGATCCATGTCATTCAATTTCCTCTCGGAAGGCACCCTCATAACGGTTTTCATTGCCGTGTCACTCCTGACTGCAACAAATAACCCGTATACAACAAATGCGTTCCTTGTATCCCATTCCCTTGAGAATCTATCCCTTGCACATATATTCTCAACACTGGCATTCTTCATGCTCTTCTTCTACGAAACCGGGAAGATACCACTGGAAAGCTCAGGTGTGCAGGAGCTTGGAATGATAGATGAGGGGCTGAATTATGAATACAGTGGAAAGCTCCTGGCCATAAACAGGTGGTCGTCATACATCAAGCAATACCTGCTGGGTTCCGTCCTCCTGAATGTTTTCCTTGTGCCATGGGGACTGTTCTCCTCATCACCGTATTTCCTGCTTGACATTCCGGTCATGATTGCAAAATGGATGCTCCTCATACTGATTGTCCTTGTGGTGGAAACGACGCTGGCAAAGCTGAGGCTCTTCAGGGTCATGGACTACCTTGCCACCGCCTTCACATTTTCCATACTTTTCCTCATCTTTGCTGAGGTGATACCATGA
- a CDS encoding AbrB/MazE/SpoVT family DNA-binding domain-containing protein translates to MPQLLDVSHVSKRGSSLRITLPKTIREKLGLKEEDIVGFYEDNGSIFVRKIE, encoded by the coding sequence ATGCCACAATTGCTAGATGTATCACATGTGTCAAAGAGAGGATCTTCTTTGAGGATAACGTTGCCTAAGACAATCCGTGAAAAGCTTGGGCTCAAAGAGGAAGACATCGTGGGATTTTATGAAGATAATGGCAGTATATTCGTCAGAAAGATAGAATAG
- a CDS encoding Ni,Fe-hydrogenase III large subunit: MRYYRFDSPQGRFVGNTEKYSVYEQVISEQRHEIPAETYQNLPGELTFAYGPATGGLMESVAFDMHTPGEVIKHIEVDPYVKTRKLKVKGLTPRDALLMVERINGFHAASNAVAFEMAVEDALDIDVPEGVQYSRLIMLELERIRSNLEVVKRVCEPAGFGVPQNQIAYLRENVARIISRLSGHRYFFSASSVGGCQISKSGIETRIGGVRKEFQEIFHALLQSKIFLNRLQNNGNISEGSLLGPAARAAGMNVDARLDETLIPYRKLGFRPFIFDEPDAFGRFYVRSQEILASADMILEALENSENSTEADTAGMNGEGAARIESPQGDLFYYVKISDGRIDDIQMSSPSLLNIDAFRKSMAGNIFTDYHFNWESFGIWISELAVVMQ, encoded by the coding sequence TTGAGATATTATAGATTCGATAGTCCCCAGGGCAGATTCGTGGGAAATACGGAAAAGTATTCCGTGTATGAACAGGTCATATCAGAACAGAGGCATGAAATACCTGCAGAAACATACCAGAACCTCCCGGGAGAGTTAACGTTTGCATACGGCCCGGCAACGGGAGGCCTTATGGAATCTGTGGCCTTTGACATGCATACCCCCGGCGAAGTCATCAAGCATATTGAGGTTGACCCCTACGTGAAGACCAGGAAACTGAAAGTGAAGGGGCTCACACCGCGTGACGCTCTCCTGATGGTGGAGCGTATCAACGGATTTCATGCGGCCTCAAATGCTGTGGCATTCGAGATGGCAGTGGAGGATGCACTGGATATAGACGTGCCTGAGGGGGTTCAGTATTCAAGGCTCATAATGCTTGAACTTGAGAGGATAAGAAGCAACCTGGAGGTTGTGAAACGTGTATGTGAACCTGCCGGTTTTGGCGTTCCACAGAACCAGATTGCATACCTCAGGGAGAATGTGGCAAGGATCATATCGCGGCTTTCAGGGCACAGATATTTCTTTTCAGCTTCATCCGTAGGAGGCTGCCAGATCAGCAAATCAGGGATCGAAACCCGAATCGGTGGCGTAAGGAAAGAATTCCAGGAGATTTTCCATGCGCTGCTGCAGTCCAAGATATTCCTTAACCGACTGCAGAACAACGGAAACATCAGTGAAGGCAGCCTGCTTGGGCCAGCGGCAAGGGCTGCCGGCATGAACGTGGATGCCAGGCTGGACGAAACACTGATCCCATACAGGAAACTTGGCTTCAGACCCTTCATATTCGATGAGCCAGATGCATTCGGGCGTTTCTATGTGAGAAGCCAGGAGATACTTGCCTCCGCTGACATGATCCTGGAGGCCCTGGAGAACAGCGAAAATTCCACGGAGGCCGATACTGCTGGAATGAATGGTGAAGGCGCAGCCAGGATTGAGAGCCCGCAGGGGGATCTGTTCTACTACGTCAAGATCAGTGACGGCAGGATTGATGATATTCAGATGTCCTCTCCATCGCTGCTGAATATTGATGCCTTCAGGAAATCCATGGCAGGCAATATCTTCACTGATTACCACTTCAACTGGGAGAGCTTTGGCATCTGGATATCTGAACTTGCGGTGGTGATGCAGTGA
- a CDS encoding hydrogenase 4 subunit F: protein MILGQLLAVLIILIPGAAGILYRTGIKQASIIGGAVDLAIAGIMYFIRPQVGFFFIQNSTMVFIVMVLAVYLLSTVYSTRYLKGVEVMGISEPTYYLLLNLFTVSMLFSLEVNNYGLMWVGIEATTISSALLLITEKTETSLEATWRYIVIVSAGVTFAFISIILIYYTLGTLSVSAAISSHVHSRIMVLAVSLALIGFGTKVGVFPVHTWLPDAHSEAPSPVSAMFSGVLLPTALYVLYRVYEIEPVRDLYVWFAVISIVAASIFLGYQVRYKRMFAYSTMENMNLALLGIAAGGPLGITGALLLLLSHSFGKAGAFYSSGNVLRFTGKKKIAEISGMGTSMPYTSASLLMSSLAVTGAPPFGTFFGEFLILADILSLHMYAQFIIVIIFLAAAFISMNYNVTGMIFSGNQPNVEKDRLMPALSMLSAVLPLFIGIFYLVVYIEIL, encoded by the coding sequence ATGATTCTGGGCCAGTTGCTTGCAGTGCTTATCATACTGATACCGGGAGCTGCCGGCATCCTGTACCGCACCGGCATAAAGCAGGCTTCCATCATTGGGGGTGCAGTTGATCTGGCCATTGCGGGCATAATGTATTTCATCCGCCCCCAGGTGGGTTTTTTCTTCATCCAGAATTCCACCATGGTCTTCATAGTAATGGTTCTGGCAGTATATCTGCTGTCAACAGTATATTCCACGAGATACCTGAAGGGCGTGGAGGTGATGGGCATCAGCGAACCGACCTACTACCTTCTCCTGAACCTCTTCACTGTTTCAATGCTTTTCTCACTGGAGGTAAACAACTATGGACTGATGTGGGTCGGCATAGAGGCCACCACAATCTCATCTGCTCTCCTTCTCATCACGGAGAAAACAGAAACTTCCCTTGAGGCAACGTGGAGATATATAGTGATAGTTTCAGCAGGAGTAACATTTGCTTTCATCTCAATAATTCTCATATATTATACTCTGGGCACCCTTTCCGTTTCAGCTGCCATATCCTCACACGTGCATTCCAGGATAATGGTCCTTGCTGTTTCGCTGGCACTCATAGGCTTCGGCACGAAAGTTGGCGTCTTCCCTGTCCATACGTGGCTTCCAGATGCTCACAGCGAGGCACCTTCCCCTGTGAGTGCCATGTTCTCGGGGGTACTGCTGCCAACAGCACTCTACGTGCTTTACAGAGTATACGAAATCGAGCCGGTGAGGGACCTGTATGTCTGGTTTGCCGTCATATCCATAGTGGCTGCATCAATATTCCTGGGTTACCAGGTCAGGTACAAGAGGATGTTCGCATATTCAACCATGGAGAACATGAATCTTGCACTTCTAGGGATCGCTGCCGGGGGACCGCTTGGAATTACCGGAGCCCTGCTGCTACTGCTTTCTCACAGCTTCGGAAAGGCAGGGGCTTTCTATTCATCGGGAAATGTGCTCAGGTTCACGGGAAAGAAGAAAATTGCAGAGATCAGTGGAATGGGCACTTCAATGCCCTACACGTCCGCTTCCCTGCTGATGTCGTCACTGGCTGTGACAGGTGCGCCACCCTTCGGGACGTTCTTTGGAGAGTTCCTGATCCTTGCAGATATACTCTCACTGCACATGTATGCGCAGTTCATCATAGTGATCATATTCCTGGCCGCTGCCTTCATATCAATGAACTATAACGTGACCGGGATGATATTCAGCGGAAACCAGCCCAACGTGGAGAAGGACCGGCTCATGCCGGCACTTTCCATGCTTTCTGCTGTCCTGCCGCTTTTCATTGGAATTTTCTATCTGGTGGTGTACATTGAGATATTATAG
- a CDS encoding NADH-quinone oxidoreductase subunit B family protein translates to MSSIWFLNGVKKGIKTERYPSADPAAAPLWPSRLSGIDAGNCPVDAITPEGWIMEKCIFCRRCLPDYQPTGEQGIFTVKKAEAMFRKSFHVFPLDSGACGSCNMEFLSIFSPQYDANRLGIFMVNTPRHADAIVVMGVMTPGMKEALDRAYEAMPEPRLVIALGACAVTGGIVGDAPLDREKYHVEIAGCPPSPYTVLAALNAARGGINGHTDSGRESTEVH, encoded by the coding sequence GTGAGCAGCATATGGTTCCTCAATGGCGTGAAAAAGGGAATAAAGACCGAAAGGTATCCTTCCGCTGATCCTGCTGCCGCGCCGCTGTGGCCGTCACGCCTCTCCGGAATTGATGCAGGCAACTGCCCCGTTGATGCAATAACACCGGAGGGCTGGATCATGGAGAAATGCATATTCTGCCGCCGGTGCCTGCCAGATTACCAGCCCACGGGAGAACAGGGCATATTCACGGTGAAGAAGGCTGAGGCAATGTTCAGGAAGTCCTTTCATGTCTTCCCCCTGGATTCCGGTGCCTGCGGTTCATGCAACATGGAGTTTCTCAGCATATTTTCCCCACAGTATGATGCAAATCGACTTGGCATATTCATGGTGAACACGCCGCGGCATGCAGATGCAATTGTCGTAATGGGGGTCATGACGCCTGGAATGAAAGAGGCGCTGGACAGGGCCTATGAGGCTATGCCAGAACCCAGGCTTGTGATAGCCCTGGGAGCCTGTGCAGTAACGGGTGGCATTGTTGGGGATGCCCCGCTGGACAGGGAGAAATATCATGTGGAAATTGCCGGCTGCCCTCCTTCCCCCTACACAGTGCTGGCTGCTCTCAACGCTGCAAGAGGCGGCATCAACGGCCACACGGATTCAGGACGGGAAAGTACGGAGGTGCACTGA
- a CDS encoding AAA family ATPase — protein sequence MIKPSEDQVKEAAKILSDIYGNIDETRRLEMNKNKASVIGDYAPIFSIDRIDSLQYEKLEEFAQFEYNCHWKGIFRHSNQVKENFDKNREALKILVDPKVGPIGERLSKAYQLSKGLGPALMTAILLIEFPESCGVLNGISYSALKDLKLVTFSDSTYGYIKNYSVANEVILKLKDFTKLDLWTLDWMFYEYEKNMGKDPEPEPEYHKWYVEKTNESNHRLPTGPNSDIGKLLFSPKTDSSGREIYRNMELISSGDYIIHLVMDNGNSIMGVSVAKESAKSFAIPPGTSKTSEGFMVELEGFRQLSSPLEWSEIRKNEEKSLLNLLEAASGLFYDKDLDLHQGAYITAAPKELVSIINRVYNSKTNENLPYFESTAQTTSVVNTQSPPDKDTCGDIPKNIILHGPVGTGKTFYAKLLARGLAHNKIRGIGDIEKLLRGDQEKVQSLSVLDMGKEIRTVTFHQSYGYEDFIGGIKATTGEGKGIEYKVVPGIFKTLCDEARKDLNKSYVMIIDEINRGDISRIFGELITLIEDDKRSNEESKGMAINLPNFDEEFSVPENVYIIGTMNDSDRSIALLDVALRRRFLFFLVPPSDEIIKRWLNNNQFTSDQNFQDTVIGLFKMLNQKILETKGEDFLIGHAFFKDIKDSTADPYEALRQTFMYKIIPLLKEMYYGRDEILYETVLNKKFFSKKGNGGNTFYDPMDTSLYSAEGFKSEIKDLVGNTIDRS from the coding sequence ATGATAAAACCATCTGAGGACCAGGTCAAAGAAGCAGCCAAGATTCTTAGTGACATTTACGGAAATATTGATGAAACCAGAAGGCTAGAGATGAACAAAAATAAAGCATCTGTGATAGGTGATTATGCCCCAATATTCAGTATAGACAGAATAGATTCCCTTCAGTACGAAAAACTTGAGGAATTTGCTCAGTTTGAATATAATTGTCACTGGAAAGGTATATTTAGGCACTCTAATCAAGTTAAGGAAAATTTTGATAAAAACAGAGAAGCTTTAAAGATACTAGTAGATCCGAAAGTAGGGCCGATTGGAGAGCGTCTTTCGAAAGCCTATCAGTTATCAAAAGGCTTGGGACCTGCATTAATGACAGCGATTTTGTTGATCGAATTCCCCGAAAGTTGTGGAGTCCTTAATGGTATTTCATACTCAGCTCTCAAGGACTTGAAATTGGTAACATTTTCAGATTCTACCTATGGATATATAAAGAATTACAGTGTAGCGAATGAGGTTATCCTTAAATTAAAAGATTTTACGAAACTTGATCTCTGGACGCTTGACTGGATGTTTTATGAGTACGAAAAAAATATGGGAAAAGATCCAGAACCGGAACCGGAGTACCATAAATGGTACGTAGAAAAAACCAATGAAAGCAACCACAGATTACCAACAGGTCCAAACTCAGATATTGGTAAATTGCTATTTAGCCCAAAGACAGATAGTTCTGGTAGGGAAATATATCGTAACATGGAATTAATCTCCTCAGGGGACTATATCATCCACCTTGTAATGGATAATGGAAACTCTATAATGGGTGTATCGGTGGCCAAAGAAAGTGCAAAGTCTTTTGCTATACCCCCCGGGACATCAAAGACCAGTGAGGGCTTCATGGTGGAACTGGAAGGGTTCAGGCAACTATCTTCACCCCTTGAATGGTCGGAGATTCGTAAAAACGAAGAAAAAAGCTTACTGAATTTGCTGGAAGCTGCTTCAGGTCTTTTTTATGATAAAGACTTAGATTTACACCAGGGGGCTTATATCACTGCTGCACCTAAAGAACTGGTCTCTATAATTAACAGGGTGTATAATTCAAAAACCAATGAGAATTTGCCTTATTTCGAATCGACTGCCCAAACAACGTCCGTAGTCAATACACAATCACCTCCAGATAAAGATACTTGTGGAGACATACCTAAGAATATAATACTCCACGGCCCAGTCGGCACGGGAAAGACATTTTATGCAAAACTCTTGGCCCGAGGATTAGCACACAATAAAATTAGGGGCATTGGAGACATTGAAAAATTGTTAAGAGGAGATCAGGAGAAAGTCCAATCTCTTTCCGTATTAGATATGGGGAAGGAAATTAGAACTGTTACATTCCACCAGTCATACGGCTATGAAGACTTTATTGGTGGTATTAAAGCTACAACAGGAGAAGGCAAAGGTATTGAGTACAAAGTTGTGCCAGGCATATTCAAGACACTATGTGACGAAGCAAGAAAAGACCTTAACAAATCATATGTTATGATTATAGACGAAATAAACAGGGGAGACATCTCAAGAATATTTGGAGAGTTAATTACCCTGATTGAGGATGATAAAAGATCCAATGAAGAATCAAAAGGTATGGCAATAAATCTCCCTAACTTTGATGAGGAGTTTTCCGTTCCAGAGAATGTATACATTATTGGAACTATGAATGATTCAGATAGAAGCATTGCTTTACTGGATGTAGCATTAAGGAGAAGATTTTTATTTTTCTTGGTTCCTCCGAGTGATGAAATTATTAAAAGGTGGTTAAATAACAACCAATTTACGAGCGACCAGAATTTTCAAGATACAGTCATAGGTCTATTCAAGATGCTTAACCAAAAGATATTAGAAACCAAGGGCGAAGATTTTTTGATCGGCCACGCTTTCTTCAAAGATATTAAGGATTCTACTGCAGATCCATACGAGGCCCTTCGCCAAACATTCATGTATAAGATAATTCCACTTCTCAAGGAGATGTATTATGGCAGAGATGAGATCCTTTACGAAACAGTTTTGAATAAAAAATTCTTCTCAAAGAAGGGAAACGGAGGAAACACATTTTACGATCCCATGGACACTTCACTATACAGCGCTGAAGGCTTCAAATCAGAGATCAAAGATTTGGTAGGTAACACTATTGACCGGTCCTAA
- a CDS encoding GNAT family N-acetyltransferase, with product MVHFEYLKEEEFPEYWRYSIESGMHDMQKAGFFGRDMTYEEAEKQLRKYLPDGLKTTGHHIMHILNNDGVVGNIWFEIRSKSVREAYLWDIIIFKEHRGKGYGRQSMNELESFVKKEGVKQISLNVFPYNTVARNLYQTSGYKEAAITMLKDL from the coding sequence ATGGTGCATTTTGAATATTTAAAGGAGGAAGAATTCCCTGAATACTGGAGATATTCCATAGAATCTGGAATGCATGACATGCAGAAGGCGGGTTTCTTTGGCAGGGACATGACCTATGAAGAGGCGGAGAAACAGCTCAGAAAGTATCTCCCCGATGGGTTGAAGACAACAGGGCATCATATAATGCATATCCTGAACAATGATGGTGTTGTAGGCAACATCTGGTTCGAGATTAGAAGCAAAAGCGTTAGGGAAGCCTATCTTTGGGACATCATAATTTTTAAGGAGCACCGGGGGAAGGGATATGGAAGGCAGTCAATGAATGAGCTTGAATCATTCGTAAAAAAGGAAGGTGTGAAGCAGATCTCACTTAACGTATTTCCTTACAACACGGTGGCCAGGAATCTTTATCAGACATCAGGTTACAAGGAAGCTGCCATTACAATGTTGAAGGATCTTTAG